The DNA window ATGCCcctttcttattttattgtcTTAAATAGAAATCTCTACCAGTTCGTCAATGAACAATTCACTATTTATTGGTATATTATCCTCTCTTTTATCTGTACAGGTAGCAAATGaacatacaaaaatatgcaaatatattttattaaataaatgaaaaggcATTGCTTATAataattgttaatattttttccttaaccATTTTCAACTTTTCcattaacataatttttcttttctggTGTATCCTCCTTTTGATCTTCCTCATCATCATAAAACAAATCATCGTATTCATTCGTATTCGCGGCATTGTCATCATCAACGAATAATCTGCGGAAAAATAAATCACATGCGGTTATTCAAGTGCCGTATGCgtgtacatacgtatatatatgtatatatatatatatatatacatattgaCATATatgtggaaaaaaaataaaataaaataaacaaataaatacatatatattatataaatatatatatatatattgcgAGCACAACAAAACGTTCGCCCCCACTGCTGGTATTTTGTATGTTTATGCGCATGCATGTGTGCAAGTGTTGGCATGTATATTACGTAGGATCGTAGGTAAATAGTTCCTTTCCAGACAACATGTTCGTTCTGCCTTTCTTTTCTGTTTTGTCTTTTTGTTCGtctttttttagttttttcttttcctctcTTTCTTTTAACCATTTTTTGAACAGCTCTAGTGTAACAGTAGTACCGTTGTTTATAAATTGTGCTCTCTGAAAAGGatggaaaaaattgaatGTAATGTAAATTACGAATTTGGAAATATTTTCAGTTACCACATAACACTTATCAGTTATCGCTTAGTATGCAACATAAAAACGGATTCATGTTTAACTTTTAAGTATGCACATTATTCCTAAATAATGCAGATATTACCTCTTCCTCAATGATTTCTTCTAAAGgtctttcttctttttcatctACTGTCGTTTCGGACTTCTTTAATACATATCCTATgcgtaaagaaaaaaaaaaaaaaaaagttaaattgaaaaattgaaaaattgaaaaagtaaaaatcaAAAACAATGAAACATGCATAGTTTACTCCTGCGAAGGtaaattatgaacagttcGAATCAAAAAGGAGTACTTTGTTTggttattaaaattgttgaCCAAATGTAATGTAATCATTTGTGTAAACCAtcatgttcatttttttgcactatttttttttttttttgttgttgtttCCCTTTTCTAACCTTGTGGCAAGCAGTGCTTATACTTGCAATTATCACCTCCATTAGGACATACCCAAAACCATCCATATTGCTGCAATGCGGAGGACAGGAGAgggagtaaaaaaaaaaaaaaaattgttattgttgttgTTACAATTATTAATGCTATAActctcattattattatcatttctaCTACATTTGTGGCGTCTATTTGAATATACAAACATTTCAAAGCAATAATAGTATAGTTTATTCCTTCTAcgctttttttcttttgaccTTACCTTATTTTCGACAGCGCTTAAAAAGTACTTACATATAATGTCcgttttatttacatttttatgtcttatatttataacctCTGTTAATCTGTTAATATCCCACTGATCTATAGTGTCATTTtccttatcatttttattatcacgCACATCAGTGtaaatatctattttttgtGATTCCTTGGACTTTTTCGGATCATATGTTGCAGCTaactcatttatttttttgaccTTCTCTGTTTCTGCGCAGTGAGGGCGAAGAAATATGAAGGGGGAAATGGAGAAAAATGATGCGAAGTGACAATATATGACGAAAAATGGAGGAAAATGACGAAGTATGATGTAAAATGACGAAATATGATgtaaaatgatgaaatatgATGTAAAATGATGTAAAGACATGGTCAAAAATTACACCAGAGtggtgcacatatatatccTTATTACTTAGATAAACCGAATTTAGTAGTAACTTCTGctgatttaatttttctttttctttttcttcttttcttttttcgtcaggtttttttttggtttgaAATACTTGCTGCTGAACGCCTTTGATATACCTGAGAgggataattttttttttttttttttcgggTTAAGGGTGAATTAGATATATGTGTACGATTGGAAGTTgcttgttcatatatatatgtattataagtacaggtattttatatatatacccaaTATGTTCTCGTTGATTTATTTCGCTAGATACCTCTGAAcacttttacttttattcttGTTTTTCAGTCCAAAAGTTTTATCTTCTACAATTTTctgcttttctttttctatttttttagtgTTCTCCTTTTTTGGAGGCATCTTGAGATTAGCAAAGATGAATATAGACTGTTATTATGTGTTATTATGAGTTATTATGGGCTATTATGTGTTATTATGAGTTATTATGGGCTATTATGTGTTATTATGAGTTATTATGTGCTATTATGGGCTATTATGTGTTATTATATGCTATTATGTACTCTTATTTATAATCTATGTACTGATGAATTTACGTCCTTATGAACATACTTCTATTATCtttcaataatttattttatccttCTCTTTAAGCTTTCCTTTTCACAATATTTTGTTCCATATCTTGGTCAAACGCAGCAGGCGAAACCTTCTTGAGATTTCGTTTGAACtgcttaaattttaaattaaaaaataaaataaaataaaatcagAAAAACGGGAAAGAAAGAATAggaaaatacgaaaaaaacgaaaagaatgaaaaaaaaaaaaaaaaaaagcaaacaacgaaataaataaaaataatggttaaaaaaagaaaagatgggaaaaaaaaaagtacacgTAGTAAACTTAAAGAGTTTCCTGATTATGTGACAATAAACGGTTTAATGACAAGGAAAACATAAAGGTCATTCTACAAacttatgtattaatataaaatttaaaagggGCAGAAGAGTTGATAAGCCttacaaattatttatacgAAAAATTCAGGATGTGGATGTGCTAAGTGGAGAAATCATTCCCTCTTTTATTGAATCCCAGTGAGGGAAAATGCAATAAACATTAATACGttcatacgtacatatacaagaatatattgtattatgtatgtatttaattatgtatgtatgcatttatgtatgtatgcaattatgtatgtatgcaattatgtatgtatgcaattatgtatgtatgcaattatgtatgtatgcaattatgtatgtatgcaattatgtatgtgtggaattatgtatttgtggaattatgtatgtattcaattatgtacgtatgtatgtatatgtgagCATGTATACGTATCTACATACGTAACACTAgctaaattaaaaagatgAGAATGTTCGACATTTGACGAAATATGAGCTACCAATTTTCATCGCTtcgtgaaaaaaaaaaaaaatgcttcaTATTTGCAAAGGCGATGCGTCGAATAGTGCTTTACAGTTTAATTGTTTAtagtttctttttattattatttgttttttttttttgaatttacaaaaatagtAGCTTCCCATATGGTGCAAATGTGTAAACAGAAAAGATgcaaaaaagatataaaacgTTTTACGCAAGAGCACATGAGACTGTACGggtacaatatatatatattaacgtgtgcttatatataaacctgtacatatatatatatttatatgtacacagTTATGCTCGTTTGTGCCTTGCATGAATGCAGATTCCCTCCAATTTATTCTTTGCTTTCCGGCTAATTAGCACAAATATAACCGCTAAGCAACGTACAATTGTAATTTTGAAGTAGCATTAATTTATGCAAGTGGgcttgtttattttttcacctttcgaaaaaaaaaaataaataaaataattctgaTGAATTCCAACGTTGAATAAATTTCTCCCCTAACGGGCAACGAAAAAgattttccccttttttttggaataaagaaaattaaataaataataaaatacgcacataagcatatatatatatatatatatatatatatatatatatatacatacatacatacatacatacgtgcgtacatacatacgtgcgtacatacatacatacgtacatacgtgCGTACGTATGTAGGTATATGAATGTGAGTGTATGCACGAATGTGTACGAGTACATACATCCCTGAGCGCGCATCGGTTGAGGCTTTTTTACGGACTTGAAAAAATGCGCGCGTTAATTTTTCGATGAACAATTATGACAAGTTCATTCCTACAGATAAGTAAAGCTATATCAAGATGGAAATACCGAAAAGAGTGTTATGatcaattttataattttactcaATGTAGAGGGAGAATGAAGAAAAAGGGTATTTCTTTACATGTAAAGGGTAGCATATGGAATAGGAACATAAGAAAAGATATAAAGTTTGGGAAAACGgataaagaggaaaaaaaggaagtaattaatttaaacttGGACAGAAAAGGTATCACAAGTAGTAAGGAcctattaaaatatatagggaaaaataaaaaattgctattgtatatattatgtaaaattgatgagaaaaaaaataaatacagaGGACAGCAGGATGTACTAAACGACCTGGAGCacaatataaatgaaaaaatagttGAAGAGGAATTGTCATTACGTAATAGCGAAAAAATGATTTTCCTAAGTTGTGCAAGTAGTAAATATTACGCAGAGAAAATACACTTGATAAGAAATGATAACaatggtatatatatagatgaaAAGAACTTATTCAATTATTACTGTACTGTTTtaaaatacagaaaaaacaattctttaaatgataaagaaATAGATGATGATATATtgacattttttaaaagcagAATGAATATAAGGAAGATAAATAGCATTTCTTTATACCTTTTAAACTTGTCTTATTTAAATAGTAAAACTACCATAAAGACAAATGTTTTAtacaattttgttttatatatgttaaaatatataaagaataaaattaccAATCGGACGGGTATAATTCTTCTTACACACTACGTGGATTTACTAACATCTATAATGCATGTGTCGAAGCTGAAAATTGAAACTAGCTCTGCAGAAGTTGGAGAAGAAAACACAGATAGTATAAACAAAATCAGGATGGTTAATAAGAATGAATACCCTTTTGACTGTCATTCGTTTTCCAACTTATGCAAGAACAGCCAAGTTATGATACACGCAGGGCACAATGATGCAAAAAAATCAGGGGAAATTATTTCCTATGATGCAACCAAGTTCTATCACTACTTTAACATATACGATTTTGTTTGCAACAGGGAAGGATATACATCCGGGGATTCAGCAGCAGTCGTAACGACCAGAGCAAAGGACGGAATAGCAGTCGGTGGAGTACAGCAGACTATCGATGCTTTAAGCATGAACAAAACGAGCGGTAGCACTTGGGCAAAAATATACGATATACGGAGCGAAATCatttatatgatttattatttgaatgCCGCATTAGTCTGTTTACTTAAAAAGTGTGTTAGGAATTGTAAAAAGGATGTTCACAGTAAACGTTTTGATGAACCATTAGAAAAGAGACTATACGTCATcattaattatatgtttaacTGTTTACAATATAACGTTTTTTGcaaaacattatttttattattacaacaaGTGCTCATTATTTACATGAGTAATAATATGAGGAAGTATCATTTTCGTTATTTATCAACTTCAAGTATAGCTCATTTAGTTCATTTATTGTCTATACAATACAGCTCTGTTAAAATAGACGacgataatgaaaaattaattatgttaaaaaattgtttaaacaaattattcACAAATGACTGTAAAGATTTAGGGAAGAAGGACAAACTTCTAACCTATATTAGTGTTTCTaaaattctctttttttcaaaaaaggtGTACATTGaaaaaatgcataatatattaagtagtgaacttataaattttacttaCAGAGATCTGTATAGTGTTGTATACTCCCTAAACTGTTCAAAATTCTATGACTTACCTTTCTTTGAATCCGTGTTAaggaatatttataaattaaaacacaAATATGAACAAAGTAGAGTCTTAACTATTATAACCGTGTTTTGCTCCTTTAACGTTAACTTGGCCATATTCAATTTCCTCATGGCTTATGCGAACAAGAATGAGTAAAGCCTGCACACGCATGCgctcatatatacatacataaatgcttatatatatatatgtcttttTATGTACTTGTTTATGTGATCATATGCATGAGCATGTGTTGAGTACTTTCACGCGTCTCTATCTGTTggcttttattttatgaaccctcttacattttatatttttcgtgAGTGCACAACGGTCTCTCTACCCCATTAGATATATGTAGTTGCTCGAgaacatacacacatacagcATATCTACATTAGCATAAATATATCGCGTATTTATATGCGTACCCTCATGATTACATGTTTGTAAACATTTCTTCGACAGCATGCAACCTATTAGTAGGGAGGGAAAAAACGAAATTCCAGAATTCAACAGAAACCAAGGTGAGCAAATGAATAAGAAATGTATTCCCCTATATGCATCAACGAATGTCTTTGCATATCCCCCATTCGTATCCTTACCCGTGTTTTGCGGAGCATgcacataatataattatacacacatttatacatacattacgcgtacatgtacatataactctgtttttctttattttcaaagAAGCGAAAAAATTGGAAGAAGATTTGGAAAACAAGGAAAGAATCTTAAAGGAGCTATCGTCTCATATAAAGGAAGTAAAAACTTAAGACTTCTATACCACCTGTTTGTATGTGTTTGTATCGGTTTGCaccattttaattatattctaAGCATTTTGAATTCgtattgtatatattgcGCATACTGAGCATGTTGTACATCCTGATTTTCCTGCATAAACTTTTTACCATTTTCACTCCTACGTAGAATCATAACGCCGATAACATCACCTTTGAGGAGTTGGGTAATTTATCCAATTTTACATGATTAAATATTGTGCTTTTACCGAAAAAATGTGTTTTCCCCTCTGCATTAATTATGGCATTAATATGGCGCTTTATTGCACCAAGATGTCCTATATATGTAGTGTACTGTACAACAATACACCATATTAttgatttattattttatttatttttttttatttttttttttttttcaatttgaATAACATCTCATGTAGACACGCTCGAGCTCAATTCGGGAGATTCTGTGCTAAAATGTGATGACTCTGAAGAAAGGTAAAACTgcacataaaatataaaaaaaaaaaaaaaaaaaaaaaatgcagaaTATAtcgctcttttttttttttttttatgtatatatattatgcataattttttaattttttttggactctttttaattaatgtGATGATAAAAGTGGGTTATGTTTTAAGCCCATCTCTTTCAAGAAGTGAATGATGTACTTAAGAAGCTTTTTTATAAtcgttatattttatttcttgcCAGGCTCGTATAATATTACTGCTTGACTTTTTTTCCTCTCCATTCAATTTAGTTCATTATATTTGATTTCATTATATTGAATTAGACTTCACTTCTTTGCACTACACGGcattacataatattatatttcattttttttttttttttttttttttccctcgCACAGGTCTCTAATGAACGATgaagaaattaaaagatacttaaagaaaaggaaaaaaaaaagaaaaaagtaaaaggaATAAGAAGGAAGAATATTAAGGGATCAGGATGGAGAAAGGAAAAGACCTCAAAACAGAAAATGGAAAATgttcttttcatttattatatagtcCAATGTAATATCAGTATGTTCAGAAAAATTTATGtcgtacaaaaaaatatcaaaggAGAGACcaatttttatatgcttTTTTGTTTCGATTTCTTTACATGATGAATATTGATATttcatttgttcttttttccGCTGCTCTTCATGTTGCTTATCTTTTAGTGTCCTATCATAATAGCCCTTACCGCTTCCAACTCTACAcccatatttattataagcaattaatggaataaaaaatatagtttttttctcttcaaaTGTAAAATAACTAAGGGTATCTGTTACTATATTAAAACTGTTCAAGTGAAAAGTCCTCTTCTCCTTTTTTACTTGTGAAttgaagtatatatataaaaatggcacatatatattaaactcATGCTTGACTAACAGATTATTTGCTAAATCAAATGGAAAGAAAATTAAGTCATTCTCCTTTGTAGTTATTGGAACATAAagatcaaaataaaaaaaatcatacaatttttctataataaataaaatatcgaCTTCTTTCTTTGTAGgtaaatatatgcacatgttaAAATTGGACTTCTTATCATTCGTTTTGTCCCATTTATCCTTATCAtccttttctatttttattccatGATTTTTGCTGCTACATGCATTATAATAggtaaaaaaggaaaaattctGGTCAAAATCATGTATACCGTAATATCTTAAATACTCCTTAGCATCCCTTGTTTCAATCTGTTTATAGTTATACgtataactatatattttactaaaattgAACTCCcctcctttttcctttttttctacGTTCAGTGTACTCAgtattatgtacatgtgcCTTATTAATTGTGTGTATAAATAGTCTATATAAAAAGTCCGTTCATTAGATTCTACATCTTTACAACCACAGGTACAACCGCTAGTACTACGAGATAAACGACTTTGCTTTGTTTCCTCGTCAAAATTAGTTTCTGCTGTATATGCACATTGAGAGAAGGCATCCTTTTTTTGAGTTATCCAATGTTTAAAAACAATctctctaattttttttgcattttctcGTACaatgcattttattattctattattattgctatgGCTGATCGTGCCATTAGTGTAGCTATTATTACTTGTACTATTTCCGCAGTTTTTAAAACAGTCATTTAAGTCTATTGTTGTGATACTATTTTTGTAATCGTCCGAACAGagcatattcattttattataatgcGATTTTAAACTCGTGTTACTTTGGCGTAATATGTGTAAAATGGatgtggaaaaaaaaaatataaaaaaatataaaaaaataaaaaaaaatataaaaaaataaaaaaataaaaaaaataacgaaataacaaaaaaaggacagaattataacataaaaataatgaataaaaattagaaatataataaaaacttaacaaaaaaataacaaaaaaataacaacaaaataacaacaaaataacaacaaaataacaacaaaataacaaccgaataacaaaataataaaaaaaaaacactggaaaatatgttaatacaCAAATGATGtctaataatgtaataatatatataaaaaaaaaaaaaaaaaaaacaataagaAGAAACTATCCtaataaaatagtattaaaTTCAGAAAATGTGCATAAGACGTTAATTAATAACTATTGTGCGAACTTGAATAGCTGTCTAAGTCTGTTTTAATATTGCTAATTGGCTTGAACATGTAAGTAGTTGTTGGCAagatatatgcacatatacatatacatatacgcatacatacatgcatacacacTTACATGTTTTCCATCCAATTTCCTTgcaaaataagaaattttacTATTAGAAGAGTAATgttaatgaatataatttatttaaaaaaaaaaaaaaaaattatttgcctttttttcaaattgtCTACATGTACTAAGAATTAAGTTAACCACAAcataagaacaaaaaaaaaagtaaatctacgaaattttaattctaaaaaggaaaaaaaaaaaaaaaatgaatctctacaaatttataatataactttCCTAAATTTATTCCGATTTTCTTAGTCATGTAAACTTAACAGTCTCACATgtgaaagaaaaaagcaaaattatgctgtttcttcattttttattttcctcttttcttagtgatctttatttttgcatatgttccctcatttttctttatcccttttctttctttttttttttttttttattttgtgtacttcaatacaaaaataaaacttttccttttccttttccttttcctcatttatggaaaaatattaacaagcAATAATTTTGACGAATTTTCATTTCTAAttgcatttttctttttaaaatttgttaaataaaaaaaataaaatataatgaaatatacgGAAATATAAGGAAATATACGCAAATATACGGAAATACATGGAAATATAAGGAAATATAaggaaatattatataataaaataaagaatgtaaatataaatacacgaAGTGAATTTTAACGGTATGTGCTAAAATTGATGAAAAAACAATAGGCGGGATTTCATCTTGcatgtataaacatatacatatatatatatatatatatttatatatatatatgtatgtatgtatgtatgtatgcatgaatgtatgtatgaatgtatgtatgaatgtatgtatgaatgtatgtatgaatgtatgtatgaatgtatgtatgaatgtatgtatgtatgtatgagtATAAATAGAGTATACAATGCTTAACGCAATtgtgtacacatataaatatacattaacatgtatatttacgAATATAcgcatacgtacatattaaggtatttatttaaatgaatatttatatgcatacgtGCACTTAAGTACTTAATCGCGCGCATACCGCTCTAACGTTCTTGAATTCTTTGATCAAAATGACAAAAGAGGAAAATCATTTAACTGATCAGTAAATAAAATGGATTGACCAttcgaaattttttttttttcttatttttaaaatacgaaagttttgaaaataaaaagtgtacatataaatgcatatgtatatatatatatattaaataattaaactctaatatatatgtatatacattatatacatacatgcatacttATTACTTACacttttacatatatgcgtatataaaaaattccataatttacgtatgtatgtcCAACATCCCAAAAATACAGTATATAAGAACATTCACAAGTTTAAAAGGAGtactaacaaaaaaatgataatttgaAGCAgccaaaaagaaaaagaagagcATAAACAAAAGGATTAAGTACATCATATCATGAGCTTGAAGAAATAATTTCTTCAtgttagtttttttttttcttcgtcCTTCTCTTCCACTACAACTTTCACGCCCATcccccatttttttttttttcttttctttttttttttttttatttattcatattttttaaagaatgaAAAAGTGTTTcgtagttttattttatttttatttttttatgctcATTGTTAGCATATGTATTTACGAATAACTCGCAGCTcgtgtttatttttaagcgATTATTGGTATATAATTACTGTGTGTACACTTGTACATACATTAATGCGggcgcacatatatatatatatatatatatatatgtgcgcgTGAGTAATACAGAtacatgtattaatattatatgcgTAATagtatgtgtgtacataaaAACACAAGTTGCTAACTTCGTGCAGTAGTTTTAAGTACCTACATATCATcgattttttaataactgtaacatagaataaatatgtatgcaaTCTGTCCCACTAATGATTTCTGGTGATAGAACGAATATTATTTCTCTtcaaattttccttttataaaACCAGAAGAATATGCTCAAAAAAACGATGCAGCAGAAAAGACAGTCGATCGTCAAAAACAAAGtaattactaaaaaaatatgaatatgtgcatatgggagaaacaaaaaaataaaataaaaaagcgccaaaataaaaaaataaaaagaagaaataacaGTGTAGAAAAATAACAACGTAGCAATGTGACAACATTACAGCGTTACGAAATGATCATGAGCATATAGTagggaaataaaaatgataaaatgtatatgtgcacacGCAAACATccacaaatatgtatacatgtatgcacACTCTTCTTTCTCTTCCTCCCCCCCCCTGCAGAGCGAGGCGTACCCGCAGAAGAGCGTGAATGTGGGACAGAAATCAAAAAGTagaagtaaaaatatgaacagcaAAATAAAGGTAGTAGTGCGGAAAAGACCAATAAGCGAgttagagaaaaaaaaaaaagacagcGATATAATTACAATGAAAGATAACTGTACGATTTATATAGATGAACCAAGATATAAAGTAGACATGACGAAATATATAGAAAGGCACGAGTTTGTTGTAGACAAGGTGTTTGATGAAACAGTAGATAACTTTACAGTTTATGTGAATACAATAAAACCGTTAATTGTAgacatttttgaaaataattctGTATGTTCATGTTTTGCATATGGGCAAACAGGTAGTGGTAAAACATATACTATGTTAGGTTCTCAACCATATGGTCAGAGTGAAACCCCAGGTATTTTTCAATATGCTGCagatgatatatttaattttttaagtgtATATGATCAGGAAAATAGTAAAGGTATATTCATATcgttttatgaaatatattgtGGTAAGTTATATGActtattacaaaaaagaaaaatggtaGCAGCTTTAGAAAATGGGAAAAAGGAGGTTGTTGTAAAAGATTTAAAGGTGTTGAGAGTTCTCTCTAAAGaagaattaatattaaaaatgatagaAGGTGTATTGTTAAGAAAAATTGGTGTTAATTCACAAAATGATGAATCATCTAGATCTCATGCAATATTAAACATTGATTTAAaggatataaataaaaacatatctTCAGGGAAAATTGCTTTTATAGATTTAGCAGGTAGTGAAAGAGGTGCTGACACGGTTTCgcaaaataaacaaacacAAACAGATGGggcaaatataaatagatcATTATTAGCTTTAAAG is part of the Plasmodium malariae genome assembly, chromosome: 14 genome and encodes:
- the PmUG01_14078000 gene encoding cytoplasmic translation machinery associated protein, putative, whose translation is MPPKKENTKKIEKEKQKIVEDKTFGLKNKNKSKSVQRYIKGVQQQVFQTKKKPDEKRKEEKEKEKLNQQKLLLNSVYLKTEKVKKINELAATYDPKKSKESQKIDIYTDVRDNKNDKENDTIDQWDINRLTEVINIRHKNVNKTDIICKYFLSAVENKQYGWFWVCPNGGDNCKYKHCLPQGYVLKKSETTVDEKEERPLEEIIEEERAQFINNGTTVTLELFKKWLKEREEKKKLKKDEQKDKTEKKGRTNMLSGKELFTYDPTLFVDDDNAANTNEYDDLFYDDEEDQKEDTPEKKNYVNGKVENDKREDNIPINSELFIDELDDLDELD
- the PmUG01_14078100 gene encoding conserved Plasmodium protein, unknown function — encoded protein: MTSSFLQISKAISRWKYRKECYDQFYNFTQCRGRMKKKGISLHVKGSIWNRNIRKDIKFGKTDKEEKKEVINLNLDRKGITSSKDLLKYIGKNKKLLLYILCKIDEKKNKYRGQQDVLNDLEHNINEKIVEEELSLRNSEKMIFLSCASSKYYAEKIHLIRNDNNGIYIDEKNLFNYYCTVLKYRKNNSLNDKEIDDDILTFFKSRMNIRKINSISLYLLNLSYLNSKTTIKTNVLYNFVLYMLKYIKNKITNRTGIILLTHYVDLLTSIMHVSKLKIETSSAEVGEENTDSINKIRMVNKNEYPFDCHSFSNLCKNSQVMIHAGHNDAKKSGEIISYDATKFYHYFNIYDFVCNREGYTSGDSAAVVTTRAKDGIAVGGVQQTIDALSMNKTSGSTWAKIYDIRSEIIYMIYYLNAALVCLLKKCVRNCKKDVHSKRFDEPLEKRLYVIINYMFNCLQYNVFCKTLFLLLQQVLIIYMSNNMRKYHFRYLSTSSIAHLVHLLSIQYSSVKIDDDNEKLIMLKNCLNKLFTNDCKDLGKKDKLLTYISVSKILFFSKKVYIEKMHNILSSELINFTYRDLYSVVYSLNCSKFYDLPFFESVLRNIYKLKHKYEQSRVLTIITVFCSFNVNLAIFNFLMAYANKNDMQPISREGKNEIPEFNRNQAKKLEEDLENKERILKELSSHIKENHNADNITFEELDTLELNSGDSVLKCDDSEERSLMNDEEIKRYLKKRKKKRKK
- the PmUG01_14078200 gene encoding conserved Plasmodium protein, unknown function, translated to MNMLCSDDYKNSITTIDLNDCFKNCGNSTSNNSYTNGTISHSNNNRIIKCIVRENAKKIREIVFKHWITQKKDAFSQCAYTAETNFDEETKQSRLSRSTSGCTCGCKDVESNERTFYIDYLYTQLIRHMYIILSTLNVEKKEKGGEFNFSKIYSYTYNYKQIETRDAKEYLRYYGIHDFDQNFSFFTYYNACSSKNHGIKIEKDDKDKWDKTNDKKSNFNMCIYLPTKKEVDILFIIEKLYDFFYFDLYVPITTKENDLIFFPFDLANNLLVKHEFNIYVPFLYIYFNSQVKKEKRTFHLNSFNIVTDTLSYFTFEEKKTIFFIPLIAYNKYGCRVGSGKGYYDRTLKDKQHEEQRKKEQMKYQYSSCKEIETKKHIKIGLSFDIFLYDINFSEHTDITLDYIINEKNIFHFLF